A single genomic interval of Leptospira dzoumogneensis harbors:
- a CDS encoding efflux RND transporter permease subunit: MNIALLSIKRPIFITSIVILMLITGIFSLSKMGVDLFPDVNIPVVTVTTIYPGAGPEEIEELISKPLEEELSSIAGLKKITSRNQEGVSVVLGEFTLSTDIKYAEQQFRDKTASVRPKLPDGIKEPKVVRFDPADQPIIRLAVFADLNQAKMYDLAKETVKAKLEQIAGVGSVKLVGGTRREIQIELDRNKLVSYQMPMVVIANRLKTAGLNVPVGKFDSGAKETSYRTLGRYETLSQIENTIVSFGGDVGNSVLIKELGTVRDGTEDEETLGYLWASKSDEVEEEDAGFLTHPITWTVQFPKRVKRLFGGDKNAVIEKELKPALFIDVYKQSGANTVSVADEVLKRIDKLNADIQPLEGKPKIRLIRDGSRWIRYNVEDVTEAIVLGILLAVITVYFFLGNLRSTIITGLALPNSLLGAFIIMWIMGFTINVMTLLALSLAVGLLVDDAIVVRENIFRKLEEGATVMEAAEKGTMEVALAVIGTSLTVIAVFFPVGFLSGIVGQFFKQFGLTVVFAMIISLFDGLFVAPMLSAYFAGKLTHDKRNAAVEAFDRFQNWLEKIYKITMHYALAHPGKIILLTFLIFILSFVSCAFVKKTFLPANDQGEFMVTLDLPPGTSLQGTKDVSDQVLAELQKFPEMDKIAITIGKPDGGEPNTAILAIALVSSKKRSRDTTAVKEDIRKMLKAYDYARPAVSDYSAVGGGVQYPFQLVLKGNNLEEVEAYSKKVIERLKGIKDLADIDSDFRGGKPEYQIVLDNSRMQLVGVLPGVAGSELRYQIAGDQVSKFYDKGIEYEVRMRLKPDQRNLRAAYGQTKVPNIANRLIPLAAISSGKENLGPSRINRIDRARAVVVNANLAPGGAIGTAMEEATKILTKEIPPPPGVRFNFQGQSEDLKELFLNIIVAFGLALVFIYLVLASLYESFITPITILFAIPPAISGAFFALFLTGEMLNIFSMIGLILLMGLVAKNSILLVDYAMQAVRERGITRDEAIFEAGLVRLRPILMTSIAMIMGTVPIALGLGEAAKSRTAMGIAIIGGLILSTLVTLIVVPSIFGGIDKFREWIEGKFRPDMTATIHSEAGHSGTAAISTNHNQSSLSEWAQDVESKPKKGTSSKKKK; encoded by the coding sequence TTGAATATCGCGCTCCTCTCTATTAAACGTCCCATTTTTATTACCAGTATTGTGATCCTTATGTTGATCACCGGTATCTTCTCCCTTAGTAAGATGGGAGTGGATCTCTTTCCGGATGTGAATATTCCGGTAGTGACCGTAACTACGATTTACCCCGGAGCAGGTCCGGAAGAGATCGAAGAGTTGATCTCTAAACCTTTGGAAGAAGAACTTTCTTCCATTGCAGGTTTAAAGAAGATCACTTCTCGTAACCAAGAAGGTGTTTCCGTTGTTTTAGGCGAATTCACTCTTTCCACTGATATCAAATACGCGGAACAACAGTTTAGAGATAAAACCGCATCTGTTCGTCCTAAACTTCCTGACGGTATTAAAGAACCTAAAGTAGTTCGTTTCGACCCGGCGGACCAACCGATCATTCGTTTGGCAGTGTTTGCAGATCTGAATCAGGCAAAAATGTACGACTTAGCGAAAGAAACCGTTAAGGCTAAGTTAGAGCAGATCGCCGGTGTCGGTTCCGTTAAGTTAGTCGGTGGAACTAGAAGAGAGATCCAAATCGAATTAGATAGAAATAAATTAGTTTCTTATCAAATGCCTATGGTAGTCATCGCCAATAGGTTAAAGACCGCCGGATTAAACGTTCCGGTTGGTAAATTCGATTCTGGTGCAAAAGAAACTTCTTATAGAACTTTAGGAAGATATGAAACTCTTTCCCAAATCGAGAACACTATCGTTTCCTTCGGTGGAGACGTTGGTAACTCGGTACTCATAAAAGAATTGGGAACCGTAAGAGACGGAACGGAAGACGAAGAAACATTAGGTTATCTTTGGGCTTCCAAAAGTGACGAAGTTGAGGAAGAAGACGCAGGATTTCTGACTCATCCTATCACCTGGACAGTTCAATTTCCAAAAAGAGTCAAAAGACTTTTCGGCGGTGATAAAAATGCCGTTATAGAAAAAGAACTTAAACCCGCTTTATTTATAGATGTATATAAACAATCCGGAGCGAACACAGTATCCGTTGCGGACGAGGTTTTAAAAAGGATCGATAAATTAAATGCGGATATCCAACCTTTGGAAGGAAAACCTAAGATCAGATTGATCCGCGACGGTTCCAGATGGATCCGATACAACGTAGAAGACGTTACGGAAGCGATCGTTCTAGGTATCTTACTCGCGGTAATCACTGTTTATTTCTTCTTAGGGAACTTAAGATCTACGATCATCACCGGTCTTGCGTTACCTAACTCCTTATTGGGTGCATTCATCATCATGTGGATCATGGGATTCACGATTAACGTTATGACTCTCTTGGCCTTATCCCTCGCGGTAGGACTACTCGTCGACGACGCGATCGTGGTCCGGGAAAACATCTTCCGTAAATTGGAAGAAGGTGCAACCGTGATGGAAGCCGCGGAAAAAGGAACCATGGAAGTGGCTCTTGCGGTTATCGGAACTTCTTTAACTGTGATCGCTGTATTCTTCCCTGTCGGATTTTTATCAGGGATCGTAGGTCAGTTCTTCAAACAGTTCGGATTGACTGTGGTCTTTGCCATGATCATTTCGCTCTTCGACGGTCTTTTTGTGGCACCGATGTTGTCCGCTTACTTCGCGGGTAAACTTACCCATGATAAAAGGAACGCCGCAGTAGAAGCATTCGATCGTTTCCAAAACTGGTTGGAAAAAATTTATAAGATCACAATGCATTACGCGTTGGCCCATCCGGGTAAGATCATACTTTTGACTTTCTTAATATTCATTCTTTCCTTCGTAAGTTGTGCTTTCGTAAAGAAAACATTCCTACCTGCGAATGATCAGGGTGAGTTTATGGTGACTTTGGATCTTCCTCCAGGCACCAGCTTACAAGGAACTAAAGATGTTTCCGATCAAGTTTTGGCGGAACTCCAAAAATTCCCTGAAATGGATAAGATCGCGATCACTATCGGTAAACCGGATGGTGGAGAGCCGAACACTGCGATTCTGGCGATTGCACTCGTTTCTTCCAAAAAAAGATCCAGGGACACTACCGCTGTCAAAGAAGATATCCGTAAAATGTTAAAGGCCTATGATTATGCAAGGCCTGCGGTTTCGGATTATTCCGCAGTGGGAGGCGGGGTCCAGTATCCGTTCCAATTGGTTCTCAAAGGGAATAATTTGGAAGAAGTGGAAGCATATTCCAAAAAAGTAATAGAACGACTGAAGGGTATCAAAGATCTCGCTGACATCGACTCCGACTTTAGAGGTGGAAAACCTGAATACCAAATCGTTTTGGATAATTCCAGAATGCAATTGGTAGGAGTTCTTCCCGGTGTTGCAGGTTCAGAGTTAAGATACCAGATCGCTGGAGATCAGGTTAGTAAGTTTTACGATAAAGGGATCGAGTACGAGGTCCGTATGAGGCTTAAACCTGACCAAAGGAACTTGAGAGCTGCTTATGGACAAACCAAGGTCCCGAATATCGCAAACAGATTGATCCCTCTTGCTGCGATCAGCAGCGGTAAAGAAAACTTAGGTCCTTCTCGTATCAATCGTATCGATAGAGCAAGAGCAGTTGTTGTAAATGCAAACCTTGCACCGGGTGGTGCGATCGGAACTGCGATGGAAGAAGCGACTAAAATTTTGACCAAGGAAATCCCTCCTCCACCGGGAGTTCGTTTTAATTTCCAAGGTCAGTCGGAAGACTTAAAAGAACTATTCTTGAACATCATCGTGGCATTCGGTCTGGCGTTGGTATTCATCTATTTGGTTCTTGCTTCTCTTTATGAATCTTTCATCACACCGATCACGATCTTATTCGCGATCCCTCCTGCAATTTCCGGGGCATTCTTCGCTCTTTTCTTAACGGGAGAAATGTTGAATATATTCTCCATGATCGGACTCATCCTGCTCATGGGGCTCGTCGCTAAAAACTCGATCTTACTCGTGGACTATGCAATGCAAGCAGTGAGAGAAAGAGGTATCACAAGAGATGAAGCGATCTTCGAAGCAGGTCTTGTAAGATTACGTCCGATCTTGATGACATCCATCGCGATGATCATGGGAACTGTTCCGATCGCATTGGGTCTCGGAGAAGCTGCGAAATCCAGAACTGCAATGGGTATCGCGATCATAGGAGGCTTGATCCTTTCCACGTTAGTTACTCTGATCGTGGTTCCTTCTATCTTCGGTGGTATCGATAAGTTCAGAGAATGGATAGAAGGCAAGTTCCGTCCTGATATGACAGCGACCATTCACAGCGAAGCAGGTCATTCCGGAACCGCTGCGATTTCGACGAATCATAATCAATCTTCTTTGAGTGAATGGGCCCAAGACGTGGAGTCCAAACCTAAGAAGGGAACTAGTTCGAAGAAGAAAAAGTAG
- a CDS encoding DegT/DnrJ/EryC1/StrS family aminotransferase — protein MSAETEVLEKPSRKKTDIEFHKPTLSREDLKTVLEALVEDHLASGSVTHKFEKAFSSTFRTKQVISANSLTAAYHLSLLALEIQPGDKIAISTFAPLAALDAIFLMQAQPLVVDMGKHSFHVCPERLSSALEDESVKAVVLDHTFGSLADFSKYDFKNRPVIEDFSETVGARTETFTPGKQGKISICGLSIEYLITTGNGALICTDDDSLAKKIRARKEGKDPYPRKEGQPRLDYDMIDYQAALGIEQLSNLGVILERKRKIAQVYLQSIQGSQVGSHFNDPNSETFNRFVIIAPGNYEQVERYFRSLQIGTRRTVAEPIHHILELSNSDFPNGERLYQRGHCIPIYPNLTKDNVQRISQAIRRIY, from the coding sequence ATGAGCGCGGAAACCGAAGTTTTAGAGAAACCAAGCCGGAAAAAAACCGATATCGAATTCCATAAACCGACTCTTTCTCGGGAAGACCTGAAAACAGTTTTAGAGGCGTTGGTAGAAGACCATTTAGCTTCCGGTTCTGTGACTCATAAGTTTGAGAAGGCATTCTCTTCTACCTTCAGGACCAAACAAGTAATTTCCGCAAACAGTTTAACTGCTGCGTACCATCTGTCTTTATTGGCGTTGGAGATCCAACCGGGAGATAAAATCGCTATCTCCACATTCGCTCCTCTTGCCGCTCTAGATGCAATTTTCTTAATGCAAGCGCAACCTTTGGTTGTGGATATGGGAAAACATTCTTTCCATGTTTGTCCTGAAAGATTATCTTCCGCTTTGGAAGACGAATCCGTTAAGGCTGTGGTTTTAGATCATACTTTCGGTTCTTTGGCAGACTTCTCCAAATACGATTTTAAGAATCGCCCGGTAATCGAAGATTTTTCGGAAACTGTCGGTGCAAGAACTGAAACGTTCACTCCAGGGAAACAGGGTAAAATTTCCATTTGTGGCCTTTCGATCGAATATCTGATCACTACAGGTAATGGAGCTTTGATCTGTACTGATGATGATTCTTTAGCGAAAAAGATCAGAGCCAGAAAAGAAGGTAAAGATCCTTATCCACGTAAAGAAGGCCAGCCTAGATTAGATTACGATATGATCGATTACCAAGCCGCTTTAGGGATCGAACAATTATCCAATCTTGGTGTGATCTTAGAAAGAAAAAGAAAGATCGCTCAAGTTTATTTGCAATCCATCCAAGGCTCCCAAGTCGGTTCCCACTTTAACGATCCGAATTCCGAAACTTTCAATCGTTTTGTGATCATTGCCCCGGGCAATTACGAGCAGGTAGAAAGATACTTCCGTTCTTTACAAATTGGTACCCGCAGAACTGTTGCGGAACCGATCCATCATATTCTTGAACTTTCTAATTCTGATTTCCCGAACGGGGAAAGATTGTACCAAAGAGGTCATTGTATTCCGATCTATCCGAATTTAACTAAGGATAATGTGCAAAGGATCTCTCAGGCAATCCGTAGAATTTACTAA
- a CDS encoding helix-turn-helix transcriptional regulator, giving the protein MKEELDKDIDQEIEPREMNPTEYRLLTLLFNFFRFPDGITLSSLRKIMEGFYDNENRDSDRRKLSRDIEELGALGFHIKYYPQKNGKDFVYVLVKDPLSKTLEFTEEELREISALLLKGYSEAPKYELYTAARKIFAGDLEYFPEIAESPEENSEDLGEVAFQILEALKNHTPIRIKYYKTFPEDSYSKEADPIRLIRKGGQDHYLLAYDREEKTKKRFVLPKILSVELLQGDPLYQARGAKKETEEDLIIHAGLFPVHEPKNVEWICKEEGLVKAKLFLTGIKYAEEKNKLSFQSTNLEGLLPFLWRWPDAIETILPEELNHVFRNSVKQISELYEKV; this is encoded by the coding sequence ATGAAAGAAGAACTAGACAAAGATATAGATCAGGAAATCGAGCCTAGGGAGATGAATCCCACAGAATACAGGCTTCTCACATTATTATTCAATTTTTTCAGATTTCCGGATGGGATCACATTAAGCTCCTTAAGAAAGATCATGGAAGGATTCTATGATAACGAAAACAGAGACTCAGACAGAAGAAAATTATCCAGAGATATAGAAGAGTTAGGCGCCCTAGGATTTCATATTAAATATTATCCACAAAAGAACGGAAAAGATTTCGTATACGTACTCGTAAAAGATCCGCTTTCCAAAACTCTTGAGTTTACCGAAGAAGAACTCAGAGAAATTTCCGCACTTTTATTAAAAGGATACTCGGAAGCTCCAAAATACGAACTCTATACGGCTGCCAGAAAAATATTCGCGGGAGATCTAGAATACTTTCCTGAAATAGCCGAGAGCCCTGAGGAAAATTCGGAAGATTTGGGAGAAGTTGCATTTCAGATCTTGGAAGCGCTCAAAAATCATACACCGATCCGGATCAAATATTACAAAACCTTCCCCGAAGATTCTTATTCGAAAGAAGCGGATCCGATCCGATTGATCCGAAAAGGCGGCCAAGATCATTATCTGCTTGCTTACGATAGAGAAGAAAAAACCAAAAAAAGATTCGTTCTGCCAAAGATCTTATCTGTGGAACTCCTACAAGGAGATCCGCTTTACCAGGCAAGAGGAGCCAAAAAGGAAACGGAAGAAGATCTGATCATACATGCAGGATTATTCCCGGTCCACGAACCCAAAAATGTGGAGTGGATCTGCAAAGAAGAAGGTCTCGTAAAAGCAAAACTATTCCTAACGGGGATCAAATATGCCGAAGAGAAAAATAAACTCAGTTTCCAATCCACCAACCTGGAAGGTCTATTACCATTCTTGTGGAGATGGCCGGATGCAATCGAAACAATTCTTCCTGAAGAATTGAATCATGTATTCAGAAACTCGGTAAAACAGATCTCAGAACTTTACGAAAAAGTATAA
- a CDS encoding M48 family metallopeptidase, which translates to MKLKNILFSLFSLQILLTLVMKYFSYQGDLSPELHERILKYFTQEDINSGIDYERRGFFVSIIGSLLDFALAGAFVFSPISVKLEEYIRRKTGERFYPTVFLFFVSFYLLEFIISLPFSYYFGYVIEHEFQFSNMNLGDWILFKAKSFGLGFLFGGLVVLVVAFVLKNLPRAWKYILPILSLGFGLLMSVLYPIVITPIFYDYGPIQEGSLKTKILALSQKANIQVENIYVINESKYSGHTNAYFTGWGESKKIFLYDTLINNHTEEEVVSVLGHEIGHWVHNHQMIEIALSTLETFLLCFLLGYIFQKVKEEGLVPLKEFYSPSSLPFLFLILSLVGTILGPFSATLSRVLETQADREALVLTNDKKSFISTEIKLAKDNKSRLNPHKLEVIFEHSHPTTIERIEFAEGWK; encoded by the coding sequence ATGAAACTAAAAAACATCCTATTCTCTTTATTTTCCCTACAGATCTTGCTCACACTCGTAATGAAATATTTCTCCTACCAAGGAGATCTATCCCCGGAACTACATGAAAGAATTCTAAAGTATTTTACCCAGGAAGATATAAACTCAGGGATAGACTACGAAAGAAGAGGATTTTTTGTCTCTATCATAGGTTCCTTGCTGGACTTCGCATTGGCAGGAGCATTTGTATTTTCTCCGATCTCAGTAAAGTTAGAAGAATATATCCGCAGAAAAACGGGAGAGAGGTTCTATCCTACTGTATTTCTATTCTTCGTATCCTTTTATCTTCTAGAATTTATCATTTCATTGCCGTTCAGCTATTATTTCGGATACGTAATAGAACACGAGTTTCAATTCTCCAATATGAATCTAGGAGATTGGATCTTATTTAAGGCAAAATCTTTCGGACTTGGATTTCTATTTGGCGGATTAGTTGTTCTTGTAGTTGCATTCGTGCTTAAAAATCTACCGCGTGCTTGGAAATATATACTTCCAATCTTATCACTTGGCTTCGGGCTACTCATGTCCGTATTGTATCCGATCGTCATCACACCGATCTTCTATGATTACGGTCCCATCCAAGAAGGAAGTTTAAAAACAAAAATCCTAGCACTCAGTCAAAAAGCAAATATCCAAGTAGAAAATATCTATGTGATCAACGAGAGTAAATATTCGGGTCACACAAACGCATACTTCACCGGCTGGGGAGAAAGTAAAAAGATCTTCTTATACGATACACTCATCAATAACCACACGGAAGAAGAAGTAGTAAGCGTACTCGGACACGAAATCGGTCACTGGGTCCACAACCATCAAATGATAGAGATTGCGCTCAGCACTTTGGAAACTTTCCTTTTATGTTTCTTATTAGGATATATATTCCAAAAAGTAAAAGAAGAAGGATTGGTACCATTAAAGGAATTTTATTCTCCTTCTTCTTTACCATTTCTGTTTTTGATATTGTCTCTTGTTGGAACAATACTCGGGCCGTTTTCTGCTACGCTCTCCAGAGTCCTGGAAACCCAAGCAGATAGAGAAGCACTCGTACTGACCAACGATAAAAAATCATTCATCAGCACGGAGATCAAACTGGCAAAAGATAATAAATCCAGGCTGAATCCTCACAAACTGGAAGTGATCTTCGAACATTCTCATCCAACCACAATCGAAAGGATAGAATTCGCAGAAGGCTGGAAGTAG
- a CDS encoding type II toxin-antitoxin system RelE/ParE family toxin: MQSPEFEAWFLRQEPGLQEDIFAILRVLEQKGPSLGRPYVDTLKGSEITNLKELRVQSKGSPIRILFVFDSERMAVLLTAGNKQGDKRFYSKLIPLAEKIYDDYLGNIQ; the protein is encoded by the coding sequence ATCCAATCTCCTGAGTTCGAAGCTTGGTTTCTTCGCCAAGAACCGGGTTTGCAGGAAGATATATTCGCAATATTGAGAGTATTGGAGCAAAAAGGTCCATCCTTAGGCAGGCCTTATGTGGATACTCTTAAGGGAAGTGAAATTACGAATTTAAAAGAATTAAGAGTCCAAAGTAAAGGAAGTCCGATACGAATTTTATTCGTATTCGATTCCGAAAGAATGGCGGTTCTTTTAACGGCTGGAAATAAGCAGGGCGATAAAAGGTTTTATAGTAAATTGATTCCCCTAGCTGAAAAAATTTATGATGATTATTTAGGAAATATCCAATGA
- a CDS encoding XRE family transcriptional regulator, which produces MRSKRQYSDFFTNAKKSMNLESVRRAERKAENILLNLKLADLRKKIGLKQTEIPGFSQTSISRIETREDLKLSTLIGYINALGMNIEIRAISKSGKRKKEKDRNILILKS; this is translated from the coding sequence ATGAGATCTAAAAGACAATATTCTGATTTTTTTACAAACGCTAAAAAGTCTATGAATTTAGAAAGCGTTCGAAGAGCAGAAAGGAAAGCAGAGAACATTCTATTAAATTTGAAACTAGCGGATCTGCGTAAAAAGATCGGTTTAAAACAAACAGAAATCCCTGGTTTTAGCCAAACTAGTATTTCCAGGATCGAGACTAGAGAAGATCTAAAATTATCCACTCTGATCGGTTATATAAACGCATTAGGAATGAATATAGAGATCCGGGCAATTTCCAAATCTGGAAAAAGGAAAAAGGAAAAAGACCGGAATATTCTAATCCTCAAATCATAA
- a CDS encoding DJ-1/PfpI family protein: MKHLSLQTNRFVKFFSGSLALLLLFGTLEYGISSEISKVPIQEEVSKIPAYQSRFGRKQPIIAVIGENRMTELTDFMIPYGILTSARIARVISVFPKTGPVQMFPALKIEAEKSFDLFDSEYPEGADYVIVPAVHYSDDPSLLSFVQKQSAKGSTIVGVCDGVWVLANSGVLKDHKATGHWFSFSKLEKEFPETTWIKDRRYIADRKIITTTGITASIPVSLALIEAISGKEKASEIAISLGAKDWKPIHKSSDFYLSGKDMYAAAKNYLGFWNYENLGVRVSDGTDEVVLALQADSFSRTYRSEVFSVSDQKQIRTKSGLLLHVDKTQAEAASLDSILENLNGIAAVTAYDKNLSEIESKYGTNTAAFVALQMEYPWRK; the protein is encoded by the coding sequence ATGAAACATCTTAGCCTCCAAACAAATCGTTTTGTAAAATTCTTCTCTGGGAGCTTGGCTCTATTGCTCTTATTCGGAACTCTAGAATACGGAATATCTTCCGAAATCTCAAAAGTCCCCATCCAAGAAGAAGTTTCCAAAATCCCGGCCTATCAATCCAGATTCGGCAGAAAGCAGCCAATCATCGCAGTGATCGGCGAGAACAGAATGACAGAGCTGACTGATTTTATGATCCCATACGGAATTTTAACTTCTGCGAGAATCGCAAGGGTGATCTCTGTTTTTCCCAAAACCGGTCCGGTCCAAATGTTTCCCGCATTAAAAATAGAAGCGGAGAAGTCTTTTGATCTTTTCGATTCAGAATATCCTGAAGGTGCGGATTATGTGATCGTGCCTGCGGTACATTATTCGGATGATCCTAGTCTTTTATCTTTTGTACAAAAACAATCTGCAAAAGGTTCTACGATCGTAGGTGTATGCGATGGAGTTTGGGTCCTTGCAAATTCGGGTGTTCTGAAAGATCATAAGGCAACCGGTCATTGGTTTTCATTTTCTAAGTTAGAGAAAGAATTTCCCGAAACTACATGGATCAAGGATAGAAGGTACATTGCAGATCGAAAGATCATCACTACTACCGGGATCACTGCTTCTATTCCGGTTTCCTTGGCTCTAATCGAAGCGATTTCAGGAAAAGAAAAGGCCTCAGAAATTGCGATCAGCTTAGGAGCCAAGGATTGGAAACCCATTCATAAAAGTTCCGATTTTTATCTGAGCGGAAAAGACATGTATGCTGCTGCAAAAAATTATCTGGGCTTTTGGAATTATGAAAACTTGGGTGTTCGAGTTTCGGATGGAACAGACGAGGTTGTATTAGCCCTGCAAGCCGATTCTTTTTCCAGAACGTATAGATCGGAAGTATTTTCTGTTTCGGACCAAAAACAGATCCGAACCAAAAGTGGCTTGTTATTACATGTGGATAAAACACAAGCAGAAGCCGCAAGCTTGGATTCTATTTTAGAAAATCTGAATGGAATAGCCGCAGTGACTGCTTATGATAAAAATCTTTCGGAGATTGAATCCAAATACGGAACAAACACAGCTGCTTTCGTGGCTCTGCAGATGGAATATCCTTGGCGGAAATAG
- a CDS encoding AraC family transcriptional regulator, whose product MDTFLAFGAGLSFLLAVSEFIRKDKGPKIQGLRSGSETKSIFYQPICFFFLSLSVVQFHLYLELSNQLKDYLWFAEIHIPFLFFTGPLAYLYFRRLGGFRAKALNLVHFVPGLAAFLFLLPFVLSDPNSKLEYVSVFPPRNIYFQFLFGLLVLGTISNLVYPLLLIGKIRKWKTFVQKEEGRAFSPFLALFYASIFVIFLFVIAQIFFMPLFTVAAAALTLIVCCVFLSASSSPDLIVSFEKTAKEAGYNETRLQGLDVDSVIRKMEELMRDKKLYLDEELTLPLLSEELKIKTHQLSEILNDKMSIGFREYVTGFRLEEASKLLREEPQRSVLAVIYAAGFKSKSAFHKLFQEKYGCSPGEYRSSFSKN is encoded by the coding sequence ATGGATACGTTTCTGGCGTTTGGAGCAGGACTTTCATTCTTATTGGCCGTTTCCGAATTTATCCGAAAAGATAAGGGTCCAAAAATCCAGGGCTTGCGTTCCGGATCCGAAACTAAGTCCATATTTTACCAGCCGATCTGCTTCTTCTTCCTATCTCTTTCTGTAGTGCAATTCCATTTGTATCTGGAATTATCCAACCAGTTAAAGGATTATCTTTGGTTTGCAGAGATCCATATCCCTTTCCTATTTTTCACCGGGCCTCTCGCGTATTTGTATTTTAGAAGATTAGGCGGCTTCCGAGCGAAAGCGCTCAACCTGGTGCATTTTGTTCCTGGACTTGCGGCGTTTTTGTTCCTTCTACCTTTTGTTCTGTCCGATCCGAATTCCAAATTAGAATACGTAAGTGTATTTCCACCTAGAAACATTTATTTCCAGTTCTTATTCGGTCTTTTGGTTTTAGGAACAATTTCCAATTTAGTGTATCCACTTTTGCTGATCGGAAAGATCCGCAAATGGAAAACGTTCGTCCAAAAAGAAGAAGGTAGGGCATTCTCCCCGTTTCTCGCGCTCTTCTATGCGAGTATATTTGTGATCTTCTTGTTTGTGATCGCTCAGATCTTCTTCATGCCTTTGTTTACTGTTGCGGCTGCGGCTCTAACTTTGATCGTATGTTGCGTTTTTCTAAGTGCTTCTAGTTCTCCTGATCTGATCGTTTCTTTTGAAAAAACAGCAAAGGAAGCAGGATACAATGAGACAAGGCTCCAAGGTTTGGATGTGGATTCAGTTATTCGTAAGATGGAAGAACTGATGAGGGATAAAAAACTCTATCTGGATGAGGAGCTTACACTTCCACTTCTTTCGGAAGAATTAAAGATCAAAACCCACCAATTATCAGAGATACTAAATGATAAAATGAGTATCGGCTTTAGAGAATATGTAACCGGATTTCGTTTGGAAGAAGCTTCCAAATTATTAAGAGAAGAGCCTCAAAGATCTGTGCTTGCAGTCATATACGCGGCAGGATTCAAATCCAAATCCGCGTTCCATAAATTATTCCAGGAGAAATACGGATGTTCTCCCGGAGAATATCGTTCTTCTTTTTCTAAAAACTGA
- a CDS encoding VOC family protein, whose translation MKYLHAMIRVKDLDQALDFFCNKLGLKETRRHDHPEGRYTLVFLSELDKNSPEIELTYNWDQDSAYTSGRNFGHLAFEVDNIYETCANLQAKGVIINRPPRDGRMAFIRSPDLISIELLQKGKSLEIAEPWKSMSNTGEW comes from the coding sequence ATGAAATACTTACACGCAATGATCCGAGTAAAAGATCTGGATCAAGCATTGGATTTTTTCTGCAATAAGTTAGGATTAAAAGAAACAAGAAGACATGATCATCCGGAAGGAAGATACACTCTTGTTTTCTTATCAGAGTTAGATAAGAATTCTCCTGAAATAGAATTAACTTATAATTGGGATCAAGATTCCGCCTATACAAGCGGAAGGAATTTCGGTCATCTTGCTTTCGAAGTGGATAATATTTACGAAACCTGTGCGAATCTTCAGGCTAAAGGAGTGATTATCAATCGCCCGCCTAGAGATGGAAGAATGGCATTCATTCGTTCTCCCGATTTGATCTCTATTGAGTTACTCCAAAAGGGAAAATCTTTAGAAATTGCTGAACCTTGGAAGAGTATGAGTAATACCGGAGAATGGTAA
- a CDS encoding LIC10421/LIC12816 family protein has translation MKINKLTSLLLVVGFLAGSSVFAVSQDTEDRLLEQALVSAAVTKEQKVAVATYLKAIAQQKNERAEELRALAKRSTGGKFLASNAQSEKFLRQAKALEAEAARTQEFLNNL, from the coding sequence ATGAAAATCAACAAACTCACTTCTCTTCTATTGGTAGTAGGCTTCTTAGCAGGATCTTCCGTTTTTGCAGTTTCTCAAGATACTGAAGATCGTCTTTTAGAGCAAGCTTTGGTATCCGCTGCGGTTACTAAAGAGCAAAAAGTTGCAGTAGCTACTTACTTAAAAGCAATCGCTCAACAAAAGAACGAAAGAGCTGAAGAGTTAAGAGCATTGGCTAAACGTTCTACTGGCGGAAAATTCCTCGCTAGCAACGCTCAGTCTGAAAAATTCTTAAGACAAGCAAAAGCTCTTGAAGCAGAAGCTGCAAGAACTCAAGAATTTCTAAACAATCTTTAA